From Fundidesulfovibrio terrae, a single genomic window includes:
- the xseB gene encoding exodeoxyribonuclease VII small subunit, protein MNDKQNSFENNLERLQKIVDQLESGELALEQGVSLYKEGLSLTASCRKQLDEARLAVSQVTPEGLAPFDANASEEK, encoded by the coding sequence ATGAACGACAAGCAGAATAGTTTCGAAAACAATCTCGAACGGTTGCAGAAGATAGTCGATCAGCTTGAATCCGGAGAGCTGGCCCTGGAGCAGGGCGTGTCCCTGTACAAGGAGGGGCTTTCGCTCACGGCCTCCTGCCGCAAACAGCTGGACGAGGCCCGGCTGGCCGTGAGCCAGGTGACACCGGAAGGGCTCGCGCCGTTCGACGCCAACGCAAGCGAGGAGAAGTGA
- a CDS encoding M23 family metallopeptidase — MIIRALVALLFLAFAAVSQAATLVEGPLSVTVPEAVGEGAPFLVEVRLQNQVEKVTVEWLGKTVDVTMNRREGAFRGEVLLGAGLGCPHGEQTLVVEALRPNRREMVLGKITVNAVDFPEQRLKLPPKMVTPSKDDLARIKREQELITKALAGITPRRFWSFPFLRPVPGEVTSAFGLRRILNGQPRSPHSGLDLDGKTGDPVAAANQGKVVLVGDFYFNGKSVFIDHGQGVISMYFHLSRVDVVLGQYVERGHQVGQVGASGRATGPHLHFGMKILGQAVDPTPLFTAESAEGLGGKGGS, encoded by the coding sequence ATGATCATCCGGGCGCTCGTGGCGCTTCTTTTTCTGGCGTTCGCCGCCGTCTCGCAGGCCGCCACCCTGGTGGAGGGGCCGCTTTCCGTCACTGTGCCCGAGGCAGTGGGCGAGGGAGCTCCCTTCCTGGTGGAGGTGCGCCTGCAGAACCAGGTGGAGAAGGTCACGGTGGAGTGGCTGGGAAAGACCGTGGACGTGACCATGAACAGGCGCGAAGGCGCGTTTCGGGGCGAGGTCCTCCTTGGCGCCGGGCTTGGCTGCCCCCACGGCGAGCAGACCCTTGTGGTGGAGGCCCTGCGGCCCAACCGGCGCGAGATGGTGCTGGGCAAGATCACGGTCAACGCCGTGGATTTCCCGGAACAGCGCCTGAAGCTGCCGCCCAAGATGGTCACGCCTTCCAAGGATGATCTGGCCCGCATCAAGCGCGAGCAGGAACTGATCACCAAGGCCCTGGCCGGAATAACACCCCGCCGTTTCTGGAGCTTTCCGTTTCTCCGTCCCGTTCCGGGCGAGGTGACCAGCGCCTTCGGCCTGCGCCGGATTTTGAACGGCCAGCCGCGCAGCCCCCATTCCGGGCTGGACCTGGACGGCAAGACAGGCGACCCGGTCGCTGCCGCCAACCAGGGCAAGGTGGTCCTGGTGGGGGATTTCTACTTCAACGGAAAGTCGGTATTCATCGATCACGGACAGGGCGTGATCTCCATGTACTTCCATCTGTCGCGCGTTGACGTTGTGCTGGGCCAGTACGTGGAGCGCGGCCATCAGGTGGGACAGGTGGGGGCCTCCGGGCGCGCCACGGGTCCACACCTTCATTTCGGCATGAAGATTCTGGGCCAGGCCGTGGACCCGACCCCGCTGTTCACGGCCGAAAGCGCCGAAGGCCTTGGGGGCAAGGGGGGCTCATGA
- the xseA gene encoding exodeoxyribonuclease VII large subunit: protein MQHIFRVGEITRALKDVVEGQFPFVWVRGQVSNLARPASGHVYFSLKDEEAVLNVVWFKGSQSGVTLNGSERYDPLTGEVMDGPADSSWLADGADVLCAGRLTVYAPRGAYQLVAELVQDMGLGRLYMEFEALKQRMGAQGLFAPERKRPLPANPRRVAVVTAPTGAAIRDFLRVANARGTGCEVRIFPALVQGEAAPGQIAEALDAAASDGWAEVVVLTRGGGSIEDLWAFNTEAVAQAVFKSSVPVLTGVGHEVDTTIADLVADVRAATPSHAAQLLWPDRAVLAQRADELDMRLNQAFSRFTRGKAERLEALAKALSWLSPRGKVDRLGERLDDLCGRLARSGRALAAGPQGALGMLEARLARAGQALPAQGEARLDGLERRLSAFGPAWIEALGTRLEAAASRLQPTGERCLERSAARLDLMAARLAGLDPEAPLDRGYVMARKADGTFLRRVDEVRPGDALDIVVRDGTVKTAVSGVEKNRK from the coding sequence ATGCAGCACATCTTCCGCGTCGGCGAGATCACCCGCGCCCTCAAGGACGTCGTGGAGGGCCAGTTCCCCTTCGTGTGGGTGCGGGGTCAGGTGTCCAACCTGGCCCGTCCGGCCTCGGGGCACGTGTACTTCTCGCTCAAGGACGAGGAAGCCGTGCTGAACGTGGTCTGGTTCAAGGGCAGCCAGTCCGGGGTGACTCTCAACGGCTCGGAACGCTACGACCCGCTGACCGGCGAGGTGATGGACGGTCCCGCGGATTCGTCCTGGCTTGCCGACGGAGCGGACGTGCTCTGCGCCGGGCGGCTCACGGTGTACGCCCCGCGCGGGGCCTACCAGCTGGTGGCGGAGCTGGTGCAGGACATGGGCCTGGGACGGCTCTACATGGAGTTCGAGGCCCTCAAGCAGCGCATGGGGGCCCAGGGGCTGTTCGCCCCTGAGCGCAAGCGCCCGCTTCCGGCAAATCCCCGGCGCGTGGCCGTGGTCACGGCTCCGACGGGCGCGGCCATCCGGGATTTTCTGCGCGTGGCGAATGCTCGCGGCACGGGTTGCGAGGTGCGCATCTTTCCGGCCCTGGTGCAGGGCGAGGCCGCTCCGGGCCAGATCGCCGAGGCCCTTGACGCGGCCGCGAGCGACGGCTGGGCCGAAGTGGTGGTGCTGACGCGGGGCGGCGGCTCCATCGAGGACCTGTGGGCCTTCAACACCGAGGCCGTGGCCCAGGCGGTGTTCAAAAGCTCCGTTCCCGTGCTGACCGGCGTGGGGCACGAGGTGGACACCACCATCGCGGACCTGGTGGCCGACGTGCGCGCTGCCACGCCAAGCCACGCGGCCCAGCTCCTGTGGCCCGACCGCGCGGTGCTGGCCCAGCGCGCCGACGAATTGGACATGCGCTTGAACCAGGCGTTTTCGCGTTTCACGCGTGGTAAGGCTGAACGTCTGGAGGCGCTGGCGAAGGCATTGTCCTGGCTGTCCCCACGGGGCAAGGTCGATCGCCTGGGCGAGCGCCTGGACGACCTGTGCGGGCGTCTGGCCCGGTCCGGACGGGCGTTGGCTGCCGGACCGCAAGGCGCGCTCGGCATGCTTGAGGCGCGGCTTGCGCGCGCGGGACAGGCCCTGCCCGCGCAGGGCGAAGCCCGGCTGGACGGCCTGGAGCGACGCCTGAGCGCGTTCGGCCCTGCATGGATCGAGGCTCTCGGTACGCGCCTGGAGGCTGCGGCGAGCCGTCTGCAACCCACTGGGGAGCGCTGCCTGGAACGCTCGGCCGCGCGCCTGGACCTCATGGCGGCGCGGCTTGCCGGGCTCGATCCCGAGGCCCCGCTCGATCGGGGCTATGTCATGGCCCGCAAGGCCGATGGAACTTTTCTGCGTCGGGTGGACGAGGTCCGCCCCGGCGACGCACTGGACATCGTGGTCCGCGACGGCACGGTGAAGACCGCCGTCTCGGGCGTGGAGAAGAACCGGAAATGA
- a CDS encoding proline--tRNA ligase: MRLSRYYAPTLKEDPADAEVVSHKLMLRAGMIRKLTSGIYTFLPLGLRSLNKAARIVREEMDRAGALEILMPGVQPADLWQETGRWEFYGKELLRFKDRHDRDYCLGPTHEEVVTDLIRHEVRSYRQLPLNLYQIQSKFRDEIRPRFGLMRGREFLMKDAYSFDKDEEGSMVSYKGMYDAYCRIFERLGLRFRAVEADTGSIGGNYSHEFMVLADTGEDTVAACSACAYGANLEKAEAVAPAGTKPGNCPEFKRVPTPGKHTVEEVAEFLNVPVKKVVKTLLFVADGQPVAALVRGDRELNEVKLKNALKAQDVALASPEQVQAWTGAPVGFAGPVKLNIKTILADRELANDTDWVVGANAADEHLIHVDLDDDAFVTNYADLRSVTSGDPCPKCATGLSLTKGIEVGHVFKLGYKYSEAMKATFLDEQGKERIVYMGCYGIGVSRVVAACIEQNHDGNGIKFPPALAPYEAAVLCLDVKGEALAKAEEIYGWLGTQGVDALLDDRDERPGVKFKDVDLMGMPMQVVIGGKGLARGVIEVKDRRTGEKSELPVEGFEAAFTAWREQVLAGWNAR; this comes from the coding sequence ATGCGACTGAGCCGCTACTACGCCCCAACCCTGAAGGAAGATCCCGCCGACGCCGAAGTGGTCAGCCACAAGCTGATGCTGCGCGCGGGCATGATCCGCAAGCTCACCTCGGGCATCTACACTTTCCTGCCCCTCGGGCTGCGCTCGCTCAACAAGGCCGCGCGCATCGTGCGCGAGGAGATGGACCGTGCCGGAGCCCTGGAAATTCTCATGCCCGGTGTCCAGCCGGCCGATCTCTGGCAGGAGACGGGCCGCTGGGAGTTCTACGGCAAGGAGCTTTTGCGCTTCAAGGACCGTCATGACCGCGACTACTGCCTCGGGCCCACGCACGAGGAGGTGGTCACGGACCTCATCCGCCACGAAGTACGCTCCTACAGGCAGCTGCCGCTGAACCTGTACCAGATTCAAAGCAAGTTCCGCGACGAAATCAGGCCGCGTTTCGGGCTCATGCGCGGGCGCGAGTTCCTCATGAAGGACGCCTACTCCTTCGATAAGGACGAGGAAGGCTCCATGGTGAGCTACAAGGGCATGTACGACGCGTACTGCCGCATTTTCGAGCGCCTGGGGCTCAGGTTCCGCGCGGTCGAGGCCGACACCGGCTCCATCGGCGGCAACTACTCACACGAGTTCATGGTGCTGGCCGACACCGGCGAGGACACCGTGGCAGCCTGCTCCGCCTGCGCCTACGGGGCCAACCTGGAGAAGGCCGAGGCCGTGGCTCCCGCCGGGACCAAGCCCGGCAACTGCCCCGAGTTCAAGCGCGTGCCCACGCCCGGAAAGCACACCGTGGAGGAGGTGGCGGAATTTCTGAACGTGCCCGTGAAGAAGGTGGTCAAGACGCTTCTTTTCGTGGCCGACGGTCAGCCCGTGGCCGCGCTGGTGCGCGGCGACCGCGAGCTCAACGAAGTGAAGCTGAAGAACGCCCTCAAGGCCCAGGACGTGGCCCTGGCGTCTCCCGAGCAGGTGCAGGCCTGGACCGGCGCTCCCGTGGGCTTCGCCGGGCCGGTGAAGCTGAACATCAAGACCATCCTGGCCGACCGCGAGCTGGCCAACGACACCGACTGGGTCGTAGGCGCCAACGCCGCCGACGAGCACCTGATCCACGTGGACCTGGACGACGACGCCTTCGTCACCAACTACGCGGACCTGCGTTCGGTGACGAGCGGCGACCCCTGCCCCAAGTGCGCCACGGGCCTGTCCCTGACCAAGGGGATCGAGGTGGGGCACGTGTTCAAGCTGGGGTACAAGTATTCCGAGGCCATGAAGGCCACCTTCCTGGACGAGCAGGGCAAGGAACGCATCGTGTACATGGGGTGCTACGGAATAGGCGTGTCGCGGGTGGTGGCGGCCTGCATCGAGCAGAACCACGACGGCAACGGCATCAAGTTCCCGCCCGCCCTGGCTCCCTACGAGGCGGCCGTCCTGTGCCTGGACGTGAAAGGCGAGGCCCTGGCCAAGGCCGAGGAAATCTACGGCTGGCTGGGCACCCAGGGCGTGGACGCGCTGCTGGACGACCGCGACGAGCGCCCGGGCGTGAAGTTCAAGGACGTGGACCTCATGGGCATGCCCATGCAGGTCGTCATCGGCGGCAAGGGCTTGGCGCGCGGCGTGATCGAGGTGAAGGACCGCCGCACGGGCGAGAAGTCCGAGCTGCCGGTGGAGGGTTTCGAGGCCGCGTTCACCGCGTGGCGGGAGCAGGTGCTGGCCGGCTGGAACGCCAGATAG
- the ispG gene encoding flavodoxin-dependent (E)-4-hydroxy-3-methylbut-2-enyl-diphosphate synthase: MSHEQTISPIIRHKNRVIRLGDVLLGGDNPIRVQSMTNTDTRDAAASIAQVTALAEAGCEIIRLAVPDEDAAKALRQIKAASPIPVIADIHFDYRLALKSLDAGVDGLRINPGNIGGQDKVAAVVRAAKERGAPIRIGVNSGSVEKHLLEKFGGPTPEAMVESALHHVRMLEDENFDQIKISLKSSSVPATVAAYSLLSKKVDYPLHIGITEAGTPLRGAAKSGVGLGILLWMGLGDTLRVSLTGDPLNEMDAAWEILRCLGLRRRGPEMVSCPTCGRTEIDLAGMAEAVEKKLRHVKTPIKVAVMGCVVNGPGEAREADIGLAGGRDCAVIFRKGEVVRKVRGEANVLAEFMKELDLIITEFEERCD; this comes from the coding sequence ATGAGCCACGAACAGACGATTTCACCCATCATCCGCCACAAAAACCGGGTCATACGCCTGGGGGACGTCCTCCTGGGTGGGGACAACCCCATCCGCGTGCAGTCCATGACCAACACGGACACACGCGACGCGGCCGCGTCCATCGCCCAGGTGACGGCATTGGCCGAGGCCGGGTGCGAGATCATCCGCCTGGCGGTTCCCGACGAAGACGCCGCGAAAGCGCTTCGGCAGATCAAGGCCGCCTCGCCCATCCCGGTCATCGCTGACATCCACTTCGACTACCGCCTGGCGCTCAAGTCGCTGGATGCGGGCGTTGACGGCCTGCGCATCAATCCCGGCAACATCGGCGGCCAGGACAAGGTCGCGGCCGTAGTTCGCGCGGCAAAGGAGCGGGGCGCGCCCATACGCATCGGGGTCAACTCGGGGTCGGTGGAGAAGCACCTGCTGGAGAAGTTCGGCGGCCCCACCCCCGAGGCCATGGTGGAGAGCGCCCTGCACCACGTGCGCATGCTCGAGGACGAGAACTTCGACCAGATCAAGATTTCGCTCAAGTCCTCCTCGGTGCCCGCCACCGTGGCGGCCTATTCCCTTCTGTCCAAGAAGGTGGACTACCCCCTGCACATCGGCATCACCGAGGCCGGAACCCCGCTTCGGGGCGCGGCCAAGTCCGGCGTGGGGCTGGGCATTCTCCTGTGGATGGGCCTGGGGGACACGCTTCGGGTGTCGCTCACGGGCGACCCCTTGAACGAGATGGACGCCGCCTGGGAGATTCTGCGCTGCCTGGGGCTGCGCAGGCGCGGCCCGGAGATGGTCTCCTGCCCCACCTGTGGGCGCACCGAGATCGACTTGGCGGGCATGGCCGAGGCCGTGGAAAAGAAGCTGCGCCATGTGAAGACGCCCATCAAGGTGGCCGTCATGGGCTGCGTGGTGAACGGGCCGGGAGAGGCCCGCGAAGCAGACATCGGGCTGGCCGGGGGCCGCGACTGCGCCGTGATCTTCCGCAAGGGGGAAGTGGTGCGCAAGGTGCGCGGCGAGGCCAACGTCCTGGCCGAATTCATGAAAGAACTGGACCTCATCATAACGGAGTTCGAAGAAAGATGCGACTGA
- a CDS encoding phosphoadenosine phosphosulfate reductase family protein: MQSLQDKLAETRRTLSSLIEHHDPARVALAWTGGKDSTVVLDLWRETMGSRRVLAVNLDTGHKFSEVMAFRDRMAEEWDVDLRIVRPLPEDVPTRIAADKLACCGGLKVRPLRRAVAELGLEVLITGIRADENPSRTDLTHLEDRQGYVQANPILHWTEMDVWAHTTARGLPYCELYDRGYRSLGCVPCTARAAHGLDERAGRNQEKEARMAELRALGYF; this comes from the coding sequence ATGCAAAGCCTTCAAGACAAGCTCGCGGAAACCCGGCGCACCCTGTCCTCCCTGATTGAGCACCATGACCCGGCCCGCGTCGCCCTGGCCTGGACCGGCGGCAAGGACTCCACCGTGGTCCTGGACCTGTGGCGCGAGACCATGGGGTCGCGCCGCGTGCTGGCCGTCAACCTGGATACCGGGCACAAGTTTTCCGAGGTCATGGCCTTCCGCGACCGCATGGCCGAGGAGTGGGACGTGGACCTGCGGATCGTCCGCCCCCTGCCCGAGGACGTTCCGACCCGGATCGCCGCCGACAAGCTGGCCTGTTGCGGCGGGCTCAAGGTGCGCCCGCTCAGGCGGGCGGTGGCTGAACTGGGCCTGGAGGTGCTCATCACCGGCATCCGCGCCGACGAGAACCCCTCTCGCACGGACCTGACCCACTTGGAGGACCGGCAGGGTTACGTCCAGGCCAACCCCATCCTGCACTGGACCGAAATGGACGTCTGGGCGCACACGACCGCGCGCGGGCTGCCGTACTGCGAGCTCTATGACCGGGGGTACCGGTCGCTCGGGTGCGTGCCCTGCACGGCCAGGGCCGCCCACGGGCTCGATGAGCGGGCCGGGCGCAACCAGGAGAAGGAAGCCCGCATGGCCGAGCTGCGCGCCCTGGGCTACTTCTGA
- a CDS encoding pyridoxamine 5'-phosphate oxidase family protein, translating to MTILDDMARLILDRNLCVLATSSDGMPHASPMFCMPEPDLEYIHMATLANTRKWANIAGQPQHGPSIEEGEPALTVGSVLATVKGTGQRESILVLLETSPPPEGFPAGVRIRADPPQAAPDLVFDRC from the coding sequence ATGACCATTCTTGACGACATGGCCCGGCTGATCCTCGATCGGAATCTGTGCGTGCTGGCCACGAGCTCCGACGGCATGCCGCACGCCTCGCCCATGTTCTGCATGCCAGAGCCGGACCTCGAATACATCCATATGGCCACGCTCGCAAACACGCGCAAGTGGGCGAACATTGCGGGCCAACCCCAACATGGCCCGTCTATCGAAGAGGGGGAGCCAGCACTCACCGTGGGCAGCGTGCTCGCCACCGTGAAGGGAACCGGCCAGCGGGAGAGCATTCTGGTCCTTCTTGAGACGAGCCCCCCACCGGAAGGATTTCCTGCGGGTGTCCGAATTCGAGCTGATCCGCCGCAAGCCGCTCCAGATCTAGTTTTTGACCGGTGCTGA
- a CDS encoding DMT family transporter, protein MPPNSKINGYLAALAATIIWAGNFVLARGVAHDIPPLQLNFWRWTLALVCMLPVALPKLRADWPGMRKHWRYLAAMALVGVAALNALIYKAGQTTQSLNMALLVPTAPIMIIVMSRIIYGEPITYRRLAGVGVVLVGVLALISRGDWQHIAAVKFTPGDLWALAGSACFAVYSLFIRKRPASISLEGFNAAMFGAGIVLMVPALVWEAAVMPAPTWNASVVVAVLYAGIGCSFAAYLLWTKAISVIGPVLAGIVYYSLPLFAAIESVVILDEHIALFHIFGGGLIIAGILVATVDRRSFG, encoded by the coding sequence ATGCCACCAAACTCAAAGATAAACGGCTACCTCGCCGCCCTGGCCGCGACGATCATCTGGGCGGGTAATTTCGTATTGGCCCGCGGCGTCGCGCACGACATCCCGCCCCTTCAGCTGAACTTCTGGCGGTGGACCCTGGCGCTTGTCTGCATGCTTCCGGTGGCCCTGCCCAAGCTCCGAGCCGATTGGCCCGGCATGCGAAAGCATTGGCGCTACCTGGCCGCCATGGCCCTCGTCGGGGTCGCCGCCCTCAACGCGCTGATCTACAAGGCCGGCCAGACCACGCAAAGCCTGAACATGGCGCTTCTGGTCCCCACGGCCCCGATCATGATCATCGTCATGTCGCGCATCATCTATGGCGAGCCCATCACCTACCGCCGCCTGGCAGGGGTCGGTGTGGTCCTCGTGGGGGTGCTGGCCCTCATTTCACGCGGCGACTGGCAACATATCGCCGCGGTGAAATTCACCCCGGGGGACCTGTGGGCCCTGGCTGGTTCGGCCTGCTTCGCGGTGTACTCGCTCTTCATTCGCAAAAGACCGGCCAGCATTTCCCTTGAGGGCTTCAACGCGGCGATGTTCGGCGCAGGCATAGTTCTGATGGTTCCCGCGCTGGTGTGGGAGGCGGCCGTGATGCCCGCTCCGACCTGGAATGCCTCCGTGGTTGTGGCGGTGCTCTACGCCGGCATAGGTTGTTCCTTCGCCGCGTACCTGCTCTGGACGAAGGCCATTTCCGTCATCGGGCCGGTCCTGGCGGGAATCGTGTACTACAGCCTGCCGCTGTTTGCTGCTATTGAGTCCGTGGTTATCCTGGACGAACATATCGCCCTGTTCCACATTTTCGGCGGCGGGCTCATCATCGCGGGAATCCTGGTCGCGACCGTGGACAGGCGTTCTTTCGGCTAG
- a CDS encoding nucleoside 2-deoxyribosyltransferase, with protein sequence MNITVPPELDQIYLAGPLFSEAKQAWHRSTKARIQSETGRKVIWPYELLDQSEIATWGNDAPRRVMERCRDAMAACSLVVALLDGPQVDDGTAWEIGFAHARCIPVIGIRTDFRAAGDVPGALVNAMIHASCERIVRSVDELIKVLKAM encoded by the coding sequence ATGAACATAACCGTCCCCCCCGAGCTGGACCAGATCTACCTCGCCGGCCCCCTGTTCTCCGAGGCCAAGCAGGCGTGGCATCGCTCCACCAAGGCCCGCATCCAGTCCGAGACCGGCCGCAAGGTCATCTGGCCATACGAATTGCTCGATCAGTCCGAGATAGCGACCTGGGGCAACGACGCCCCCCGCAGGGTGATGGAGCGTTGCCGGGACGCCATGGCCGCCTGCAGTCTGGTGGTGGCGCTCCTGGACGGCCCCCAGGTCGACGACGGGACGGCCTGGGAAATCGGTTTCGCCCACGCCAGGTGCATCCCGGTCATCGGCATACGCACGGATTTCCGCGCCGCCGGAGACGTGCCGGGAGCCCTGGTTAACGCCATGATCCACGCCAGCTGCGAGCGGATCGTACGGAGCGTGGACGAACTGATCAAAGTGTTGAAGGCGATGTAG
- a CDS encoding c-type cytochrome, translated as MRIMSCTLGLALVCMFASVSAAADGKELYVRCQGCHGQDGSKLLKSKAEGDVLKALTGYKAKTYGGEKKTVMENLVKNLSDEDMQALAKYISTL; from the coding sequence ATGAGAATCATGTCCTGCACTCTCGGTTTGGCTCTTGTGTGCATGTTCGCTTCCGTGTCCGCTGCAGCCGATGGCAAGGAGCTGTACGTGCGGTGCCAGGGATGCCACGGCCAGGACGGCAGCAAGCTCCTGAAGAGCAAGGCCGAGGGAGACGTGCTCAAGGCCCTCACCGGCTACAAGGCCAAGACCTACGGCGGTGAGAAGAAAACGGTCATGGAAAACCTGGTGAAGAACCTGAGCGACGAGGACATGCAGGCCCTGGCCAAGTACATATCCACGCTTTAA
- a CDS encoding acetylserotonin O-methyltransferase translates to MTIDASSPAELLRISGSYWPTCALHAGAMLDVFTPLDGGPASAASLAPSLACDARALTMLLNALAAMGLVTKDGDAYALSDAARRFLVKTSPDYVGYIIRHHHRLMPSWAQLPDAVRSGKPVRGRGGSGDGREDFLLGMYNLASAIAPRLAKCIDLTGRERFLDLGGGPGTYAVHFCLANPGLQASVFDLDTSEAFARTIAARHGVADRIGFIPGDYLQDPVPGGFDVAWLSHILHAEDPAGCRTIIGKAAKALKPGGLVFIHEFILNDTMDGPEFPALFSLNMLLGTAGGQSYSEAQLRGMLEEAGFRDVRRLDFKGPNDSGVLRAVAG, encoded by the coding sequence ATGACCATCGACGCATCCTCTCCCGCTGAACTGCTCCGGATTTCCGGCTCCTATTGGCCGACCTGCGCCCTGCACGCAGGGGCGATGCTCGACGTCTTCACGCCGCTCGACGGAGGCCCGGCGTCCGCCGCTTCCCTGGCGCCCTCCCTTGCGTGCGACGCCAGGGCGCTCACGATGCTCCTGAACGCCCTCGCCGCCATGGGCCTCGTCACCAAGGACGGCGACGCCTACGCCCTGAGCGATGCCGCCCGCCGGTTCCTGGTGAAGACCTCGCCGGACTACGTCGGCTACATCATCCGCCACCACCACCGGCTCATGCCCTCCTGGGCGCAGCTTCCCGACGCGGTACGCTCCGGGAAACCCGTGCGGGGTCGCGGCGGATCCGGGGACGGCCGCGAAGACTTCCTCCTGGGCATGTACAACCTAGCCTCGGCCATCGCCCCCAGGCTTGCCAAGTGCATCGACCTCACCGGCAGGGAGCGCTTCCTTGACCTGGGAGGCGGCCCCGGCACCTACGCGGTCCACTTCTGTCTGGCCAATCCGGGCCTGCAGGCCAGCGTGTTCGACCTGGACACGTCCGAGGCTTTCGCCCGCACCATCGCCGCCCGGCACGGCGTCGCGGACCGCATCGGCTTCATCCCGGGCGACTACCTCCAGGATCCCGTTCCCGGGGGATTTGATGTGGCCTGGCTGTCGCACATCCTGCACGCCGAAGATCCGGCTGGATGCCGGACCATCATCGGCAAGGCCGCCAAGGCACTCAAACCGGGCGGACTCGTGTTCATCCATGAGTTCATCCTGAATGACACCATGGACGGTCCCGAGTTCCCGGCGCTGTTTTCGCTGAACATGCTGCTGGGCACGGCCGGAGGCCAGTCCTACAGCGAGGCCCAGCTGCGAGGTATGCTCGAGGAAGCCGGTTTCCGAGACGTGAGAAGGCTCGATTTCAAGGGCCCCAACGATTCGGGAGTGCTGCGGGCCGTGGCCGGATAG
- a CDS encoding DJ-1/PfpI family protein, which translates to MAAKRILMLVGDFVEDYEVMVPFQMLLMVGHDVHAVCPGKKAGDKVKTAVHDFEGDQTYTEKPGHNFMINHDFDRLDPLDYDALVIPGGRAPEYIRLNERVLEIVRHFASSGKPIASICHGPQVLVAAGVLEGKGCTAYPAVRPDIIAAGGKWMEINDTFSNAHADGNLVTAPAWPAHPEWMRKFLGILGSKIEP; encoded by the coding sequence ATGGCTGCAAAACGCATCCTGATGCTCGTCGGTGATTTCGTCGAGGATTACGAGGTGATGGTTCCTTTCCAGATGCTTCTTATGGTCGGACATGACGTGCATGCCGTCTGCCCGGGAAAAAAGGCCGGGGACAAGGTGAAAACGGCTGTCCACGACTTCGAGGGAGACCAGACCTACACCGAGAAGCCCGGCCACAACTTCATGATCAACCACGATTTCGACAGACTCGATCCGCTGGATTACGACGCGCTTGTGATCCCCGGCGGGCGCGCCCCCGAGTACATCCGGCTCAACGAACGGGTGCTGGAGATCGTGCGGCACTTCGCCTCGTCGGGCAAGCCCATCGCCTCCATCTGCCATGGCCCGCAGGTGCTGGTGGCGGCGGGGGTGCTCGAGGGCAAGGGATGCACGGCCTATCCCGCCGTGCGCCCGGACATCATCGCTGCCGGAGGCAAGTGGATGGAGATCAACGACACATTTTCCAACGCCCACGCGGACGGCAACCTGGTGACCGCCCCGGCGTGGCCCGCCCATCCCGAGTGGATGCGCAAATTCCTGGGGATTCTCGGCTCGAAGATCGAGCCCTAG